In one Mucilaginibacter ginsenosidivorax genomic region, the following are encoded:
- a CDS encoding glycoside hydrolase family 2 protein: MNLKKILCLAAMIMPSLLIAQQWQPKKAVLMTRFAKDVNPNCVLPEYPRPQFARVKWLNLNGVWQYQPGAAGDALPKGKLSKTILVPFPVESALSGVMEHHDRLWYRRKFTVPAAWKGQHVLLHFGAVDYESEVFVNGKSFGVHKGGYDPFSYDITSAITGAGPQEITVRVFDATDDAGEPRGKQSLHPQGIMYTPTTGIWQTVWLEPVPVTNINDIRITPDIDKSVVKLTVSTAAKAARYTVAIKVKDGVKVVQTYSGKAGQELSVPVKNAKLWSPDSPFLYNLDISLQKDGKSVDMVSSYFGMRKISVGDEDGYKKLFLNNKFLFQIGPLDQGFWPDGIYTAPTDAAIKNDLQMIKNYGFNMVRKHIKVEPYRWYYWADKLGLMVWQDMPSENSYTEHTPPIDSVAYASELTRMIKTHWNTPSIVTWVVFNEAQGQHNTAGLVNMVRKLDDSRLINQASGGNHFGVGDFMDIHSYPPPAVPESKTQVLACGEYGGIGYIIPGHIWKSGPTYIMIDNKKDYTNLYDTYANDLVLYKTNKGLSAAVYTEITDVEVELNGLLTYDREVDKGGVANISASNKKIINDHMYISDVLPSSQTNSRDWKYTFSKPEDGWFNTQYNDAAWKLGPGGFGTSFTPGVNVKTVWNSSDIWIRQDFTLNETRAINKDNLVLYIHHDETCEVYINGVKAATIDGGTSGYTVAPISKEGKAALNLKGKNTIAIHCHQTVGGQYIDAGISLLSKTKP; the protein is encoded by the coding sequence ATGAACTTAAAAAAAATCCTTTGCTTAGCAGCAATGATTATGCCCTCGCTGCTGATTGCCCAACAATGGCAACCAAAAAAAGCGGTACTCATGACCCGGTTTGCTAAAGATGTAAACCCGAACTGTGTTTTGCCCGAGTACCCGCGCCCGCAGTTTGCCCGTGTAAAATGGCTTAACCTTAACGGTGTTTGGCAGTACCAGCCCGGTGCTGCCGGCGATGCTTTACCAAAAGGCAAGCTCAGCAAAACTATCCTGGTGCCATTCCCGGTGGAATCGGCGCTATCGGGTGTAATGGAACACCACGACAGGCTTTGGTATCGTCGCAAATTCACGGTCCCCGCGGCCTGGAAAGGTCAGCATGTCCTGTTGCACTTTGGCGCGGTTGACTATGAGTCGGAAGTGTTTGTAAACGGCAAAAGTTTTGGTGTGCATAAGGGCGGATACGACCCATTTAGCTACGATATCACATCTGCAATAACAGGTGCTGGTCCGCAGGAAATTACCGTAAGGGTTTTTGATGCTACAGATGATGCCGGCGAACCACGTGGTAAGCAAAGCCTGCACCCGCAGGGCATTATGTATACGCCTACTACCGGTATCTGGCAAACGGTGTGGCTGGAGCCTGTGCCGGTAACAAATATTAACGATATCAGGATAACCCCGGATATTGATAAATCAGTGGTAAAACTTACCGTAAGCACAGCAGCAAAAGCAGCAAGATACACGGTAGCCATTAAAGTGAAGGATGGTGTAAAAGTAGTACAAACTTACAGCGGCAAAGCCGGCCAGGAATTAAGTGTGCCGGTTAAGAATGCTAAATTATGGTCCCCGGATTCGCCTTTCCTTTATAATTTAGATATCAGCCTGCAAAAAGACGGCAAAAGCGTAGATATGGTTTCCAGCTACTTCGGGATGCGGAAGATATCGGTAGGCGATGAGGATGGTTACAAAAAACTGTTCCTGAACAATAAATTCCTTTTCCAGATAGGCCCGCTTGACCAGGGTTTCTGGCCCGATGGTATTTATACCGCGCCTACTGATGCTGCCATCAAAAACGACTTGCAGATGATTAAAAACTATGGCTTTAACATGGTGCGCAAGCACATTAAGGTTGAGCCGTACCGGTGGTACTACTGGGCCGATAAACTGGGCTTAATGGTTTGGCAGGATATGCCGTCTGAAAATTCGTATACAGAACATACGCCACCTATTGATTCAGTTGCCTACGCATCTGAATTAACCCGGATGATTAAAACGCATTGGAACACGCCGAGCATTGTAACCTGGGTAGTTTTTAACGAAGCACAAGGGCAGCATAACACGGCCGGTTTAGTTAACATGGTACGTAAGCTCGACGATTCGCGGCTTATTAACCAGGCCAGTGGGGGCAACCATTTTGGCGTTGGCGATTTTATGGATATTCACAGCTACCCGCCGCCAGCGGTGCCCGAAAGTAAAACCCAGGTTTTGGCCTGTGGCGAGTATGGCGGTATCGGGTACATAATTCCGGGTCATATCTGGAAATCGGGCCCTACATATATCATGATTGATAACAAAAAAGATTATACCAATTTGTACGATACCTACGCCAACGACCTCGTGCTATACAAAACCAATAAAGGATTAAGCGCCGCGGTATACACCGAAATTACCGATGTTGAAGTGGAGTTAAATGGTTTACTCACCTATGACCGCGAGGTAGATAAAGGAGGCGTAGCAAACATCAGCGCATCCAACAAAAAAATCATTAACGATCATATGTACATCAGCGATGTGCTGCCATCATCGCAAACCAACAGCCGCGATTGGAAGTATACCTTCTCCAAACCGGAAGACGGCTGGTTTAACACACAGTACAATGATGCCGCATGGAAATTGGGCCCCGGCGGGTTTGGTACAAGCTTTACGCCAGGTGTAAATGTTAAAACGGTTTGGAACAGCAGCGATATATGGATACGCCAGGATTTTACCCTTAATGAAACCAGGGCCATCAACAAAGACAATCTGGTGCTGTACATTCATCACGATGAAACCTGCGAGGTATACATAAACGGCGTTAAAGCTGCAACAATTGATGGTGGCACATCCGGCTATACCGTAGCGCCAATAAGTAAAGAAGGTAAAGCAGCGCTAAACCTGAAAGGCAAAAATACGATAGCCATACATTGCCACCAAACAGTGGGCGGGCAGTATATTGATGCCGGTATTTCGCTTTTGAGTAAAACAAAGCCCTGA